In one Nocardioides luteus genomic region, the following are encoded:
- the mctP gene encoding monocarboxylate uptake permease MctP encodes MSAVAVSVFAFLFLLVTILGFSAARWRRAKSMDNLDEWGLGGRGFGTFVAWFLIGGDLYTAYTFIAVPATLFAGAAVGFFAVPYTILVYPIIFAFLPKLWSVSHKHGYVTPADFVTGRYGSKSLGLAVALTGLLATMPYIALQLVGMEVVLEVMGLQSDSSNWFIRDLPLFIAFAVLAAYTYSSGLRAPALIAFVKDSLIYIVIIVAIIYIPSQLGGWGNIFETVQGSFDTFNTENADAIAAGEAAPKALFPSQAAGQWAYASLALGSALALFMYPHSITGVLSTRSRNVIRRNASLLPAYSFLLGLLALLGFVALAAGVMVGDPPNPQLAIPQLFEDQFPAWFAGVAYAAIIIGALVPAAIMSIAAANLWTRNIYKAYLRPDATPQDEAKQAKIVSLIVKFGALLFVLALSKSYAINLQLLGGVWILQTLPAIVVGLYTRWFHRWAVLAGWAVGMAYGTYVAYGVSSPTQEHFGGPLAPFPGTETPIYIALTAFLLNIVVVVVLTPILRALKVSDGEDATVASDYSVDAGDEGVVDELSSTTEVR; translated from the coding sequence GTGAGCGCCGTAGCGGTCTCGGTCTTCGCCTTCCTCTTCCTGCTGGTCACGATCCTCGGCTTCTCCGCCGCGCGCTGGCGCCGCGCGAAGTCGATGGACAACCTCGACGAGTGGGGCCTCGGTGGCCGTGGGTTCGGTACGTTCGTGGCCTGGTTCCTCATCGGCGGCGACCTCTACACGGCCTACACCTTCATCGCGGTCCCCGCGACGCTGTTCGCCGGCGCCGCCGTCGGCTTCTTCGCCGTGCCCTACACGATCCTCGTCTACCCGATCATCTTCGCGTTCCTGCCGAAGCTGTGGTCGGTCTCGCACAAGCACGGGTACGTCACCCCGGCCGACTTCGTCACCGGCCGCTACGGGTCCAAGTCCCTCGGTCTCGCGGTCGCGCTGACCGGCCTGCTCGCCACGATGCCCTACATCGCCCTGCAGCTGGTCGGCATGGAGGTCGTGCTCGAGGTGATGGGCCTGCAGAGCGACTCGTCGAACTGGTTCATCCGTGACCTGCCGCTCTTCATCGCGTTCGCGGTGCTGGCCGCCTACACGTACTCCTCCGGGTTGCGGGCGCCGGCGCTGATCGCGTTCGTGAAGGACTCGCTGATCTACATCGTGATCATCGTGGCCATCATCTACATCCCGTCGCAGCTCGGTGGCTGGGGCAACATCTTCGAGACGGTGCAGGGCAGCTTCGACACCTTCAACACCGAGAACGCCGACGCGATCGCCGCCGGCGAGGCGGCACCGAAGGCGCTCTTCCCGTCGCAGGCCGCCGGCCAGTGGGCCTACGCCTCGCTCGCCCTCGGCTCCGCGCTGGCGCTGTTCATGTATCCGCACTCGATCACCGGCGTCCTCTCCACGCGCAGCCGCAACGTGATCCGTCGCAACGCCTCGCTGCTGCCGGCGTACTCGTTCCTGCTGGGGCTCCTGGCGCTGCTCGGGTTCGTCGCCCTCGCCGCCGGCGTCATGGTCGGTGACCCGCCGAACCCGCAGCTGGCGATCCCGCAGCTCTTCGAGGACCAGTTCCCGGCGTGGTTCGCCGGCGTCGCGTACGCCGCGATCATCATCGGTGCCCTGGTGCCGGCGGCGATCATGTCGATCGCGGCGGCGAACCTGTGGACGCGCAACATCTACAAGGCCTACCTCAGGCCCGACGCGACCCCGCAGGACGAGGCCAAGCAGGCCAAGATCGTGTCCCTGATCGTGAAGTTCGGGGCGCTGCTCTTCGTGCTGGCGCTGTCGAAGTCGTACGCCATCAACCTGCAGCTGCTCGGGGGCGTCTGGATCCTGCAGACGCTGCCGGCGATCGTCGTCGGGCTCTACACCCGGTGGTTCCACCGCTGGGCGGTCCTGGCCGGCTGGGCGGTCGGGATGGCGTACGGGACGTACGTCGCCTACGGCGTCTCCTCGCCCACGCAGGAGCACTTCGGCGGCCCGCTGGCGCCGTTCCCGGGCACGGAGACCCCGATCTACATCGCGCTCACCGCGTTCCTGCTCAACATCGTCGTGGTTGTCGTGCTGACTCCGATCCTGAGGGCGCTCAAGGTGTCCGACGGTGAGGACGCCACGGTGGCGTCGGACTACTCGGTCGACGCCGGCGACGAGGGTGTCGTCGACGAGCTGAGCTCGACGACCGAGGTGCGCTGA
- a CDS encoding DUF3311 domain-containing protein, whose protein sequence is MPSSSKGSWILVGVLLVAAAAPSLAVPLYAKEDPTFAGFPFYFWFQLVLIPCSVLFTTVAYFVAKAAFRRDRAAAGRPWKEGGQ, encoded by the coding sequence ATGCCGTCCTCGTCCAAGGGCTCGTGGATCCTCGTCGGGGTCCTCCTGGTCGCGGCAGCAGCCCCGTCACTCGCGGTGCCGCTGTACGCGAAGGAGGACCCGACGTTCGCCGGATTCCCGTTCTACTTCTGGTTCCAGCTCGTCCTCATCCCCTGCTCGGTCCTGTTCACGACCGTCGCCTACTTCGTCGCCAAGGCCGCGTTCCGGCGTGACCGTGCCGCCGCCGGGCGCCCGTGGAAGGAGGGCGGCCAGTGA
- a CDS encoding exo-beta-N-acetylmuramidase NamZ family protein — protein MSTEVPRIDRRRLLGAAVAGAAATPLLTGSAGSAGSASAAEAADAAADPLGRGEAVRPGADRAAADGWAVLSGERVGIITNPTGVLRNLRNIVDEMHESGAVSIAGVFGPEHGFRGTAQAGGSEGTFVDERTGLTVYDAYGANVAKMRELFTAADVETVVFDIQDVGSRFYTYIWTMWTAMQAAVATGKRFVVLDRPNPVGGTARGPMMTAAYTSGVGAREIVQQHGMSVGELARFFDGEFLEEHAGGRLDQLDIVQVSGWRRMMLYADTGLDFVLPSPNMPTPDTALAYPGTCMFEGTNLSEGRGTTKPFELVGAPFVDHRWAAALEEANLPGVTFREAYFNPSVNKFAGQVCGGVQVTIQDRDRFDPVRTGVEMLVTAKALYPEFAWRQDSWDTARPFWIDKLTGSTRLRTQIDAGATGDEVETAWREELAAFDATRRQYLLYR, from the coding sequence ATGAGCACTGAAGTCCCCAGGATCGACCGGCGCCGCCTGCTCGGCGCTGCCGTGGCCGGCGCCGCGGCGACTCCGCTCCTCACCGGATCGGCCGGATCGGCCGGCTCGGCGAGCGCGGCGGAGGCGGCGGACGCGGCAGCCGATCCGCTCGGGCGCGGCGAGGCCGTCCGGCCGGGCGCCGACCGGGCCGCTGCCGACGGCTGGGCGGTGCTGTCCGGCGAGCGGGTCGGCATCATCACCAACCCCACCGGCGTCCTGCGCAACCTGCGCAACATCGTCGACGAGATGCACGAGTCGGGGGCCGTGAGCATCGCCGGAGTGTTCGGACCGGAGCACGGCTTCCGCGGCACGGCCCAGGCGGGCGGCTCGGAGGGGACGTTCGTCGACGAGCGCACCGGGCTGACGGTCTACGACGCCTACGGCGCGAACGTGGCGAAGATGAGGGAGCTGTTCACCGCGGCCGACGTCGAGACGGTCGTCTTCGACATCCAGGACGTCGGCTCCCGGTTCTACACCTACATCTGGACGATGTGGACGGCGATGCAGGCGGCCGTCGCGACCGGCAAGCGCTTCGTGGTCCTCGACCGCCCCAACCCCGTGGGCGGGACCGCCCGTGGACCGATGATGACGGCGGCGTACACCTCGGGCGTCGGCGCCCGCGAGATCGTCCAGCAGCACGGGATGTCGGTCGGCGAGCTGGCTCGGTTCTTCGACGGCGAGTTCCTCGAGGAGCACGCCGGCGGGCGCCTGGACCAGCTCGACATCGTGCAGGTCTCCGGGTGGCGACGGATGATGCTGTACGCCGACACCGGCCTCGACTTCGTCCTGCCGAGCCCCAACATGCCGACGCCGGACACGGCGCTCGCCTACCCCGGCACCTGCATGTTCGAGGGCACCAACCTCTCCGAGGGACGCGGCACGACCAAGCCGTTCGAGCTGGTCGGGGCGCCCTTCGTCGACCACCGCTGGGCCGCGGCGCTGGAGGAGGCGAACCTGCCCGGTGTGACGTTCCGGGAGGCCTACTTCAACCCCTCGGTCAACAAGTTCGCCGGCCAGGTCTGCGGAGGCGTGCAGGTCACGATCCAGGACCGCGACCGGTTCGATCCCGTCCGTACCGGGGTCGAGATGCTGGTCACCGCGAAGGCGCTCTATCCCGAGTTCGCCTGGCGCCAGGACTCGTGGGACACCGCCCGTCCGTTCTGGATCGACAAGCTCACCGGATCGACGAGACTGCGTACGCAGATCGACGCCGGCGCCACCGGCGACGAGGTCGAGACGGCCTGGCGCGAGGAGCTGGCCGCCTTCGACGCGACCCGCCGCCAGTACCTGCTCTACCGCTAG
- the eda gene encoding bifunctional 4-hydroxy-2-oxoglutarate aldolase/2-dehydro-3-deoxy-phosphogluconate aldolase, which produces MSDLKSTDLLDLSPVIPVVVVDAVDQAVPVARALAEGGVPVVELTLRTPVALDAIRAIAAEVPEVLIGAGTVTTPLLAKEAAAAGAQFLVSPGATPTLLGAMRDTGLPFLPGTATVSEALAVLETGHTAMKFFPAEASGGAKFLGSLPSVLPDARFCPTGGISLATAPSYLGLRNVGCVGGSWLTPADALASGDWDRVTALAAATAALR; this is translated from the coding sequence ATGTCTGACCTGAAGTCCACCGACCTGCTCGACCTCTCCCCGGTGATCCCGGTCGTCGTCGTCGACGCCGTCGACCAGGCGGTGCCGGTGGCTCGCGCCCTCGCCGAGGGTGGCGTGCCCGTGGTCGAGCTGACGCTGCGTACGCCGGTGGCGCTGGACGCCATCCGGGCCATCGCGGCCGAGGTGCCGGAGGTCCTGATCGGCGCCGGCACCGTGACCACGCCGCTGCTCGCCAAGGAGGCCGCCGCGGCCGGGGCCCAGTTCCTCGTCTCGCCGGGAGCGACCCCGACCCTGCTCGGCGCGATGCGCGACACCGGTCTGCCGTTCCTGCCCGGCACCGCCACCGTCTCCGAGGCCCTCGCGGTCCTCGAGACCGGCCACACCGCGATGAAGTTCTTCCCGGCCGAGGCCTCGGGCGGCGCCAAGTTCCTGGGCTCGCTGCCCTCGGTGCTCCCCGACGCACGCTTCTGCCCCACCGGCGGCATCTCGCTCGCGACGGCGCCCAGCTACCTCGGCCTCCGCAACGTCGGCTGCGTCGGCGGCTCCTGGCTCACCCCCGCCGACGCGCTCGCCTCCGGCGACTGGGACCGCGTCACCGCGCTCGCGGCCGCCACCGCCGCCCTCCGCTGA
- the edd gene encoding phosphogluconate dehydratase, giving the protein MTAVSPTVADVTARLIERSAATRADYLARIAAARVAGPARGRLACSNLAHGFAASTAPTKAELKVITPAAKPNVAIVTSYNDMLSAHAPYETYPPLLKAAVMRAGGLAQVAGGVPAMCDGITQGRDGMQVSLFSRDVIAMSAGIALSHDMFDAALMLGVCDKIVPGLLIGALSFGHLPTVFVPAGPMSSGLPNKEKARVRQRYAAGEATREELLEAEAASYHSRGTCTFYGTANSNQLLMEVLGLHLPGSSFASPDTLLRAALNRAAAERATELALTGGPGIGEMIDEKSIINACVALLASGGSTNHTMHLVAIARAAGIQLTWGDLSDLSPVVPLLTRMYPNGSADVNHFHAAGGVSFLIRTLLEAGLLHEDVTTILGPGLSAYTQESRLTRDGEIELVEGAPTSGDLDVLRPADDPFSPDGGLRVLTGDLGTAVIKTSAVAPEHRVVSAPAVVFDDQADFLTAFSEKRLDGRDFVAVIRYQGPAANGMPELHKLTPALGVMQDRGQHVAIVTDGRMSGASGKVPAAIHLTPEAALGGPLARVQDGDLITVDAVAGTLSIGVDPDEFAHRPTTGRAPLDAEWRGTGRELFAAFRATVGSADTGASVFPFAPIQQSAASSQESPVHV; this is encoded by the coding sequence GTGACTGCCGTTTCCCCCACCGTCGCCGACGTGACCGCGCGCCTCATCGAGCGCTCCGCCGCCACCCGGGCCGACTACCTGGCCCGCATCGCGGCAGCCCGTGTTGCCGGGCCCGCCCGCGGCCGGCTCGCGTGCAGCAACCTGGCCCACGGTTTCGCGGCCTCCACCGCGCCGACGAAGGCCGAGCTCAAGGTGATCACCCCCGCGGCCAAGCCCAACGTCGCGATCGTGACCTCCTACAACGACATGCTCTCGGCGCACGCGCCCTACGAGACCTACCCGCCGCTCCTCAAGGCCGCGGTCATGCGGGCCGGCGGGCTGGCGCAGGTCGCGGGCGGCGTACCCGCCATGTGCGACGGCATCACCCAGGGCCGCGACGGCATGCAGGTCTCCCTCTTCTCCCGCGACGTGATCGCGATGTCGGCCGGGATCGCCCTCTCGCACGACATGTTCGACGCGGCGCTGATGCTGGGCGTGTGCGACAAGATCGTGCCGGGGCTGCTGATCGGCGCCCTCTCGTTCGGCCACCTGCCGACCGTCTTCGTCCCGGCCGGCCCGATGTCCTCCGGCCTCCCCAACAAGGAGAAGGCCCGCGTCCGCCAGCGGTACGCAGCCGGCGAGGCCACCCGCGAGGAGCTGCTCGAGGCCGAGGCCGCCAGCTATCACTCCCGCGGCACCTGCACCTTCTACGGCACCGCCAACTCCAACCAGCTGCTGATGGAGGTGCTCGGCCTGCACCTGCCGGGCTCCTCGTTCGCCTCGCCGGACACTCTCCTGCGCGCCGCGCTCAACCGCGCCGCCGCCGAGCGCGCCACCGAGCTGGCGCTCACGGGTGGTCCCGGCATCGGCGAGATGATCGACGAGAAGTCGATCATCAACGCCTGCGTCGCGCTGCTCGCCTCGGGTGGCTCGACCAACCACACCATGCACCTGGTCGCGATCGCCCGCGCCGCCGGGATCCAGCTGACCTGGGGCGACCTCTCCGACCTGTCGCCGGTCGTGCCGCTGCTCACCCGGATGTACCCCAACGGCTCCGCCGACGTGAACCACTTCCACGCCGCGGGTGGCGTGAGCTTCCTGATCCGCACCCTGCTCGAGGCCGGGCTGCTTCACGAGGACGTCACCACGATCCTCGGCCCGGGGCTGTCGGCCTACACCCAGGAGTCCCGGCTCACCCGCGACGGTGAGATCGAGCTGGTCGAGGGTGCGCCCACTTCCGGCGACCTCGACGTGCTGCGCCCGGCCGACGACCCGTTCTCCCCCGACGGCGGCCTGCGGGTCCTGACCGGCGACCTCGGCACCGCTGTCATCAAGACCTCCGCGGTGGCGCCCGAGCACCGGGTGGTCTCCGCCCCGGCGGTGGTCTTCGACGACCAGGCCGACTTCCTCACCGCCTTCTCCGAGAAGCGCCTCGACGGTCGCGACTTCGTCGCGGTGATCCGCTACCAGGGCCCCGCGGCCAACGGCATGCCCGAGCTGCACAAGCTCACCCCGGCGCTCGGCGTGATGCAGGACCGCGGTCAGCACGTCGCCATCGTCACCGACGGCCGGATGTCCGGCGCTTCCGGCAAGGTGCCCGCCGCCATCCACCTCACGCCCGAGGCCGCGCTCGGCGGACCGCTCGCCCGCGTGCAGGACGGCGACCTGATCACCGTCGACGCCGTCGCCGGCACCCTGAGCATCGGGGTCGACCCCGACGAGTTCGCGCACCGGCCGACCACCGGCCGCGCGCCGCTCGACGCGGAGTGGCGCGGCACCGGCCGTGAGCTCTTCGCTGCCTTCCGTGCCACCGTCGGCTCTGCCGACACCGGCGCCTCCGTTTTCCCCTTCGCTCCCATCCAGCAGAGCGCCGCATCGTCCCAGGAGAGCCCCGTCCATGTCTGA
- a CDS encoding ROK family transcriptional regulator, with translation MPEMTTAADVLDLVRSGRAVTRSDLQKTTGLSRTAVVSRVSALVDAGLILTGEELASTGGRPPGSLTFNADAGVVLAVAIGRSRSQLAVFDLDGRELAGDTRDHEVGIAADDLMPDVTDRLERLLEGIAPPVLGVGMSLPGVVDPVRLVSVDSPVMRGWDGVALAPYFERLTDGPLVLVNDTDALATAELFGSGLHPRDALVVKASTGLGLAVIADGKVLRGHAGAVGEIGHTRVESAGERPCRCGATGCLETVAAGWALTQGLVDSGVSAGHIRDLVAAALAGDAIARGLLREAGRQLGEVLAIAINLLNPEVVVIGGDMAAAFDLFTAGVRETVYSRSTALATRDLTFVPSTHADSTGMVGCAAVAINHLLSPERLDAHLGAGTR, from the coding sequence ATGCCCGAGATGACAACCGCCGCCGACGTACTCGATCTGGTGCGCTCCGGACGCGCCGTGACCCGCAGCGATCTGCAGAAGACGACCGGCCTGTCGCGTACGGCCGTGGTCTCCCGGGTCTCGGCCCTCGTCGACGCCGGGCTGATCCTCACCGGCGAGGAGCTCGCCTCCACCGGTGGCCGGCCGCCGGGATCGCTCACCTTCAACGCCGACGCCGGCGTCGTCCTGGCCGTCGCGATCGGGCGCTCCCGCAGCCAGCTCGCCGTCTTCGACCTCGACGGCCGAGAGCTCGCCGGCGACACCCGTGACCACGAGGTCGGCATCGCGGCCGACGACCTGATGCCCGACGTGACCGACCGGCTGGAGCGGCTCCTCGAGGGCATCGCCCCGCCGGTCCTGGGCGTCGGGATGAGCCTGCCGGGTGTCGTCGACCCCGTCCGCCTGGTCTCGGTCGACTCACCGGTGATGCGGGGCTGGGACGGCGTCGCGCTCGCCCCCTACTTCGAGCGGCTCACCGACGGGCCGTTGGTGCTCGTCAACGACACCGACGCACTGGCCACGGCCGAGCTCTTCGGGAGCGGGCTGCACCCGCGTGACGCGCTCGTCGTGAAGGCGTCGACCGGCCTCGGTCTGGCCGTCATCGCCGACGGCAAGGTGCTGCGCGGCCACGCCGGCGCCGTCGGCGAGATCGGGCACACCCGGGTCGAGTCCGCCGGCGAGCGCCCCTGCCGCTGCGGCGCGACCGGCTGCCTCGAGACCGTCGCCGCGGGCTGGGCGCTGACCCAGGGGCTGGTCGACTCCGGCGTCTCCGCCGGCCACATCCGCGACCTCGTCGCCGCCGCACTGGCCGGCGACGCCATCGCCCGGGGTCTGCTGCGCGAGGCCGGCCGCCAGCTCGGCGAGGTGCTGGCGATCGCGATCAACCTGCTCAACCCCGAGGTCGTGGTCATCGGCGGCGACATGGCCGCCGCGTTCGACCTGTTCACCGCGGGGGTACGCGAGACCGTCTACTCGCGCTCCACCGCCCTGGCCACCCGCGACCTGACCTTCGTGCCCTCCACCCACGCCGACTCGACCGGCATGGTCGGTTGCGCAGCGGTGGCGATCAACCACCTGCTCTCCCCCGAGCGCCTCGACGCCCACCTGGGCGCCGGCACCAGGTAG
- a CDS encoding SIMPL domain-containing protein, translating into MSEILIKVRGSHSVEVAPERGVVSAEIRFEGASPEPVMERLQRGLHGVRMELERLEQEGAVERFLVQRVRTSAERPWNQDGKRLPLVHRASVGLAVEFVDFTALATWVGGSAGDEGLQVHEVSWRLTKDSRLKVERDVRQEAVRQAKVRAQDYADALDLGPVAVRSINDVGVSREVAYESAAMAMPAAAKFADAGSAAPDLAFDPDDITVYAEVEAAFTVATP; encoded by the coding sequence ATGAGCGAGATCCTGATCAAGGTGCGTGGGTCACACAGTGTCGAGGTGGCTCCGGAGCGTGGGGTGGTCTCGGCCGAGATCCGGTTCGAGGGCGCCTCGCCCGAGCCGGTGATGGAGCGGCTGCAGCGCGGGCTGCACGGCGTGCGTATGGAGCTCGAGCGGCTCGAGCAGGAGGGCGCGGTCGAGCGGTTCCTGGTCCAGCGGGTGCGCACCTCGGCCGAGCGGCCCTGGAACCAGGACGGCAAGCGGCTGCCGCTCGTGCACCGTGCGTCCGTGGGTCTCGCGGTCGAGTTCGTCGACTTCACGGCCCTGGCGACCTGGGTCGGCGGTTCGGCCGGTGACGAAGGCCTCCAGGTCCACGAGGTCTCCTGGCGGCTCACCAAGGACAGTCGGCTGAAGGTCGAGCGGGACGTACGTCAGGAGGCGGTGCGCCAGGCCAAGGTGCGTGCGCAGGACTACGCCGATGCCCTCGACCTCGGCCCGGTCGCGGTCCGGAGCATCAACGACGTCGGGGTCAGCCGCGAGGTGGCGTACGAGTCGGCGGCCATGGCCATGCCGGCCGCCGCCAAGTTCGCGGACGCTGGGTCGGCGGCCCCCGACCTGGCCTTCGACCCCGACGACATCACCGTCTACGCCGAGGTCGAGGCCGCCTTCACGGTCGCGACGCCCTGA
- a CDS encoding low temperature requirement protein A, whose amino-acid sequence MNETSRLRQMTGRDPYEEHRAATPLELLFDLTFVVAFGVSGNELAHQLAEGHVAAGIVAFCFASFAICWAWINYSWMASAYDTDDWAFRLLTMVQMVGVIIMALGLPEMFESVYEGERLHNEILIAGYVVMRVALCGQWMRAWRQDPARRGAHRVYLITILTAQVLWCVIAVLPLDVATAFAAAAVPLVIELVGPFIAERHFGGTPWHAHHIAERYGLLTIITLGEGVIGTVAVLSVIVHDPEIGWTLEAILLLAAGIGLTFGQWWTYFMIPWAEVLHRRRDRSFLWGYGHILIFASIAATGAGLHVAAYLMQGESTLGEVGTVASVTIPVAAYALLLYVLYNSFLHVIDPFHILLVALTGVVLVASVVMAAAGVPVSWCLIVVALAPVVTIVGYEAVGHRHLAAHLEAL is encoded by the coding sequence GTGAATGAAACGAGCCGCCTGCGCCAGATGACAGGACGCGACCCGTACGAGGAGCATCGGGCCGCGACACCCTTGGAGCTGCTCTTCGATCTCACCTTCGTCGTGGCCTTCGGGGTGAGCGGCAACGAGCTGGCCCATCAGCTCGCGGAAGGCCACGTGGCGGCCGGGATCGTCGCGTTCTGCTTCGCGTCGTTCGCGATCTGCTGGGCGTGGATCAACTACTCCTGGATGGCCTCGGCCTACGACACCGACGACTGGGCGTTCCGGCTGCTCACGATGGTGCAGATGGTCGGCGTGATCATCATGGCGCTCGGCCTGCCGGAGATGTTCGAGAGCGTCTACGAGGGCGAGCGGCTCCACAACGAGATCCTCATCGCCGGGTACGTCGTGATGCGGGTCGCCCTCTGCGGCCAGTGGATGCGCGCCTGGCGCCAGGATCCCGCCCGGCGCGGCGCGCACCGGGTCTACCTGATCACGATCCTCACGGCTCAGGTGCTCTGGTGCGTCATCGCCGTCCTGCCGCTCGACGTGGCGACCGCCTTCGCCGCGGCAGCGGTGCCACTGGTCATCGAGCTGGTCGGCCCGTTCATCGCCGAGCGCCACTTCGGCGGCACGCCCTGGCACGCCCACCACATCGCCGAGCGCTACGGCCTGCTGACGATCATCACGCTGGGCGAGGGCGTGATCGGCACCGTCGCGGTGCTGTCGGTGATCGTCCACGACCCGGAGATCGGCTGGACCCTCGAAGCGATCCTCCTGCTCGCGGCCGGGATCGGCCTGACCTTCGGCCAGTGGTGGACCTACTTCATGATCCCCTGGGCCGAGGTGCTCCACCGCCGCCGCGACCGCTCGTTCCTGTGGGGCTACGGACACATCCTGATCTTCGCCTCGATCGCGGCCACCGGCGCCGGCCTCCACGTCGCCGCCTACCTGATGCAGGGCGAGTCCACGCTGGGTGAGGTCGGCACGGTCGCGTCGGTGACCATCCCGGTCGCGGCGTACGCCCTGCTCCTCTACGTCCTCTACAACTCGTTCCTGCACGTGATCGACCCGTTCCACATCCTCCTTGTCGCGCTCACCGGTGTCGTGCTGGTCGCGAGCGTGGTGATGGCGGCCGCAGGAGTGCCGGTGTCGTGGTGCCTCATCGTCGTCGCGCTGGCGCCCGTGGTGACCATCGTCGGCTACGAAGCCGTCGGGCACCGCCACCTGGCCGCCCACCTCGAGGCACTCTGA
- a CDS encoding PadR family transcriptional regulator: MSYSNNPWGEWIDQMGREFGKGGPRRSHGWQGGPGWGGPGWGGPGGPGWQGGHHGRGRGPAGPPPWIAALLGFDNQPPQRPGPRVRRGDVRSAIIYVMAEAAEQGQVINGYQVIQQISERSSGEWRPSPGSVYPTIQQLEDEGLVESDDEHGRRAIRLTEAGKTYAAEHKDELAAVWKPFDKAVDNARAGGRGGRGQGVGDLAGFGILGGELAQVLPAVWQLATSGTDAQRQAAADILADTRRKLYGLLAAGDDETVPGEGAVTAEQIDDAEETEDGDPGPEPKA; encoded by the coding sequence ATGAGCTACAGCAACAACCCTTGGGGTGAGTGGATCGACCAGATGGGTCGAGAGTTCGGCAAGGGCGGCCCGCGCCGCTCCCATGGCTGGCAGGGTGGTCCCGGTTGGGGCGGTCCCGGATGGGGCGGCCCCGGCGGCCCAGGTTGGCAGGGCGGCCACCACGGTCGCGGTCGCGGACCGGCCGGTCCGCCACCGTGGATCGCGGCACTGCTCGGCTTCGACAACCAGCCCCCGCAGCGGCCCGGTCCCCGGGTCCGTCGTGGTGACGTACGGTCCGCGATCATCTACGTGATGGCCGAAGCGGCCGAGCAGGGCCAGGTCATCAACGGCTACCAGGTGATCCAGCAGATCTCCGAGCGCAGCTCGGGTGAGTGGCGGCCGAGCCCCGGCTCGGTCTACCCGACCATCCAGCAGCTCGAGGACGAGGGCCTCGTGGAGTCCGACGACGAGCACGGCCGCCGCGCGATCCGGCTGACCGAGGCCGGCAAGACCTACGCCGCCGAGCACAAGGACGAGCTGGCCGCGGTGTGGAAGCCGTTCGACAAGGCCGTCGACAACGCCCGGGCCGGTGGCCGTGGTGGCCGCGGACAGGGCGTTGGCGACCTCGCCGGCTTCGGCATCCTCGGCGGCGAGCTCGCCCAGGTGCTCCCCGCCGTCTGGCAGCTCGCCACCTCCGGCACCGACGCCCAGCGCCAGGCCGCGGCCGACATCCTCGCCGACACCCGCCGCAAGCTCTACGGCCTCCTCGCGGCCGGCGACGACGAGACCGTTCCTGGTGAAGGGGCAGTCACCGCCGAGCAGATCGACGATGCCGAGGAGACGGAGGACGGCGACCCCGGCCCCGAGCCGAAGGCCTGA